A stretch of Penaeus vannamei isolate JL-2024 chromosome 18, ASM4276789v1, whole genome shotgun sequence DNA encodes these proteins:
- the LOC113828331 gene encoding angiopoietin-1, whose translation MRLTVVLAHLSVLTGLCTCHHHFETFDAPSSTMDNIAHLVMSLQQEMGDIRKEVRNRMDTMKYELTCEIRNLKEALMKEREAMSGKVDSVSQGMEDFKKRLKRGLRGIGSQNENIANELRSQKAELYAVRNSVYDSREETLTKGNFIMKKVNDTNTTLVSHLDDLRVKLYKINHNLALISGEHQQLMEVVRRNNQQQPKTYNSEDYSDRVLPGCTYTPLDTQDFANVLNRTYMNDTFSGSLGGLDEEEKAWEPEDHQLFPTMPEDCKDDKKKYLEYPPMPRDCKDVFDLGFMEDGIYRIQPPSLSSREVYCDHHTAGGGWTVMVARRKLPRHISFNRTWHEYEVGFGDPSKEYWIGLKALHALTRGRPHQLRADMEDWEGNTAWAAYSFFSVSGEEDKFRLRISGYSGTAGDSLRHSHLQMFSTIDSDNDQENWGSCARGRGGGGWWWGRCACTQPTGQYRRGRYQGPERGVTWWHWKDSNYSLKTLILKIRPLE comes from the exons ATGCGGTTGACGGTCGTCCTCGCCCACCTGTCGGTCCTGACGGGCCTCTGCACCTGTCACCACCATTTCGAGACGTTCGACGCCCCGTCCTCCACCATGGACAACATCGCCCACCTGGTGATGTCGCTCCAGCAGGAGATGGGCGACAtcaggaaggaggtgaggaacaGGATGGACACCATGAAGTACGAGCTAACCTGCGAGATCCGGAACCTGAAGGAGGCGCTGATGAAGGAGCGGGAGGCCATGAGCGGCAAGGTGGACAGCGTGTCCCAGGGCATGGAGGACTTCAAGAAGCGCCTCAAAAGGGGCTTACGAGGCATAGGTTCGCAGAACGAAAACATCGCCAACGAACTGCGCTCGCAGAAGGCCGAGCTGTATGCCGTCAGGAACAGCGTGTACGACTCTCGAGAGGAAACTCTGACGAAGGGCAACTTCATCATGAAGAAGGTCAACGACACCAACACCACGCTCGTCTCGCACCTGGATGACCTGCGGGTCAAGCTCTACAAGATCAACCACAACCTGGCGCTGATCTCCGGCGAGCATCAGCAGCTGATGGAGGTCGTGCGGCGCAACAACCAGCAGCAACCCAAGACCTACAACAGCGAGGACTACAGCGACAGGGTGCTCCCCGGCTGCACCTACACGCCCCTGGACACCCAGGATTTCGCAAACGTCCTCAACCGGACCTACATGAACGACACCTTCAGCGGCAGTTTGGGGGGgctggacgaggaggagaaggcgtgGGAGCCCGAGGACCACCAACTCTTCCCGACGATGCCCGAGGACTGCAAGGACGACAAGAAGAAGTACCTGGAGTACCCTCCGATGCCCCGCGACTGCAAGGACGTCTTCGACCTCGGCTTCATGGAGGACGGGATCTACCGCATCCAGCCGCCAAGCCTGTCGTCCAGAGAAGTGTACTGCGACCACCATACCGCAGGCGGCGGCTGGACGGTCATGGTGGCGCGACGCAAACTGCCCAGACACATTTCCTTCAACCGCACTTGGCATGAATACGAAGTGGGCTTCGGCGACCCCAGCAAAGAGTACTGGATCG GTCTGAAGGCCCTCCACGCCCTTACGCGGGGCCGCCCACACCAACTGCGGGCGGACATGGAGGACTGGGAAGGAAACACGGCCTGGGCCGCCTACTCCTTTTTCTC AGTGAGCGGCGAAGAAGACAAGTTCAGGCTGAGGATATCCGGTTACTCGGGCACCGCCGGAGACAGCTTACGGCACTCGCACCTCCAGATGTTCTCCACCATTGACAGCGACAACGATCAGGAGAATT GGGGGAGCTGTGCCCGTGGACGAGGGGGCGGCGGATGGTGGTGGGGTCGCTGCGCCTGCACTCAGCCCACAGGTCAGTACCGCAGAGGAAGGTATCAAGGACCTGAGCGAGGCGTCACCTGGTGGCACTGGAAGGACTCCAACTATTCCCTAAAAACCCTCATCCTTAAAATAAGGCCTTTGGAGTAA